The stretch of DNA AGATCGACGCGAAAGACATAGCCATCGGCGGTCACATCCTGCAGCAGATTGACCAGCCGCTTGGTGAGTTTGACGAAGAATGGCGCGGGCTCGACCCCGTCAGCCAGCGGAGCGATGGCTGGGTCGTAAAAGACGATGAGATCGATATCGCTCGAATAGTTGAGCTCGCCCGCCCCATATTTGCCCATGGCGAGCAGAATGAGCCCGCTCTCGGCTCCAGGGCTTGCAGGATTGCACAAGGTGAGCTGGCCGCGCTTGCCTGCATCGAGGAGCAGCCAGTCGACCGCCGCATTCAGGGCGGCGTCCGCGAAGCGCGTGAGACCGGACGTGACCTTGGCAACATTCCACGCACCCGCCAGATCGGCAAGTGCGATGGTGAGAGCGGCACGCCAGCGTGCTTGCCGCAGCAGGCGCTTGAGCTCCGCATCGCTATGACTGCCCGTCTGCGCTATGGAAAGCCCTTCACAGAGCATCGCAAGCGTCTGCTCTGCCTTACCGGCGATATGACCGCCTGCCAGGAGATCCGCAGTGAAACCCGGATCCCGCAAGACGAGGCTGCGCAGAAAGGGAGAGCCCGCGATCACCGCTTCGACGAGATCGCGCACAGCACTGTTTGCTCCGATGAGATCGGCTAGCCGGCGAGCGCCATGATCCCCCTCATCCGCCGCTTTGACGATATCGGCGATGAAGGGAGCCGCGATCCCAGCGCCATCTGGTCCGGGCTGAGCGATGAGCTGGGTTGGAATCCGGTCAAGCATGGTCCCGCGCTTTCCACTGGGAATACAGCGCCGGATTAAGCCTTATCCGATAGCCCTGCAAGCATTGGCAATCTCAGCTCGGCGATCAGCCCAGGCCTGTTATCGCTTAAGGTCAACTGGCCGGCGTGTAGCTTCATGACACTCGCGACGAGACTGAGGCCCAATCCGCTGCCCGGCCGCGAGCGGCTGGCATCCAACCGGACGAAGCGCTCCAACACATGCTCACGCTGATCTTCCGGAATGCCAGGACCGTTATCCGCAATCGCCAGCACGATCTCGTCATCGCGCCGCTGTGCCGAAAGGGTGACCGCAAGCGGCTGACCATTGGCCGGACGCCCATATTTGAGCGCATTATCGAGCAGGTTGTTGAGTGCCTGGGCCATCAGCTGCCGATCGGCCTTCACGGGTAAGGGACGGTCGATCTTCGCGGTGAAACTGCCCCCCTCATCCTCGATGAGTGGCCCGTAAAGCTCGGCCATATCATTCGCGAGATCCGCCGCATCCATCGGCCCGACCCCTTCCCGGGACTGTCCGGCTTCCGCCCGGGCGATGCTGAGCAGCGCATTGAAGATCCTTAGCAGGCTGTCGGCCTCGACCAGAGTTTCCTCCAGTGCCTTGCGATACTGCTCCGGCGAGCCGCCGCGCAGGGCATCTTCCACTTGGGCACGCATGCGGGTAAGCGGCGTTTTGAGATCATGCGCGACATTGCTCGACACCTCTCGCATGCCGATCATCAGCCGCTCGATCTGTTCGAGCATTTGATTGAGGCTGATCGCAAGGCGGTCGAGCTCATCCCCTGTTCCCGATACCGGCATGCGGCCCGCAAGATCGCCTTCCATGATCGTCCGGCTCGTCTCCGCGATCGAGTCGACCCGCCTCAGGAAGTTGCGGCTCATCAACAGGCCGCCGATCAGCCCGAGCAAGAAGGTGAAGCCCAGCGCCCAGATTAGCGTTCGCTGGATGATCTCGGTGAATTCCCGCCGCTCTTGGATGTC from Rhodoligotrophos sp. CJ14 encodes:
- a CDS encoding sensor histidine kinase; its protein translation is MPETRESWLSRWGKLLRTSTFRLAAGYLLLFAISSAVILSYVYWDTAGLLARQTDETIAAEVSFLAEQYHSGGIAALVRSINGRAENADDSIYLLVNVFGRRIAGNLQGMPVDALNSAPNWIEFPYAVQTAEGVEKHQARAFHTRIDMGYTLVVGRDIQERREFTEIIQRTLIWALGFTFLLGLIGGLLMSRNFLRRVDSIAETSRTIMEGDLAGRMPVSGTGDELDRLAISLNQMLEQIERLMIGMREVSSNVAHDLKTPLTRMRAQVEDALRGGSPEQYRKALEETLVEADSLLRIFNALLSIARAEAGQSREGVGPMDAADLANDMAELYGPLIEDEGGSFTAKIDRPLPVKADRQLMAQALNNLLDNALKYGRPANGQPLAVTLSAQRRDDEIVLAIADNGPGIPEDQREHVLERFVRLDASRSRPGSGLGLSLVASVMKLHAGQLTLSDNRPGLIAELRLPMLAGLSDKA